In Sulfurospirillum tamanense, the genomic stretch AAAAATGTGGACGATAATTTCGGGGATTTGGTTGCGGTAGGCTCCTGTTTTGCTCCATTGCCAATAGTCGCCCTTTTGGGTGTTAATGTCTATGGCGATGCCGTAACTGTGTGCACTTAATCGGTTTGTTTTGGCGATGGTGCGGTAGTTATGCGTTCCTGCAGGATTGTCGACGTAGGAAATGAGTTCAGGAGGTAGGGCGTCTAACGCATCCGAAACCGCTTGAAGCGCTTTGGCTGCTCCGTGGTCACCATGAAAGCGTAAGAGCTGATTGGTGTGGCTTGGGAGCCAGCGCACGGCAACAAGGCGCGATTCTACTTCCTCTTTGGTCTGTCCGTAAAGGGCTTTAAAAAACGCATCATTTCTAGCGCGCCCTGGGTTGGAAGTGGGGATTTGCAAGGGAAGCAATGCAGGATAAGGGGCAAAAAAATGGTCTTTGATGCTAGGATTTTCCAAAAGCATTGCCGCGTCTTTTTCTTCGCCATCATCAAAGGGGAGTTTCGTGCCATCGTGAAACCACACGGTGTTGTCTGTGATGTGCGAAATGGCATCTGGGTAGGCGTTTGCTAAGCGTTCTTGGGGAGATTTTTGCGAGACAAGTGTCATCCCCTCAAGGCGCGAAAGCAGTAGATCACTAGAGGCTACCAAAGGATGGTTGGCGCCTACATGTAAATCAGACACAATAGCTTTGCCGATGACACCGCGCCCCTCTAAGCCCAAAAGAGAAGTTTTGATGCCCCATACATTGTGCATCACGACGGGCGTGTTCTCGTGTGTGCCTGCGTAAAGCATGATGTGCCCAGGAAGGTATAGCAGTGTTAAAAAAGGTTTGCCAAAGCGTGTAATCATGGCCTCTTTTTCCTTGTTTGAAAGATGTTTAAGTGAAAGGTAGGTGCCGCTTTTCTTTTGCGCGGCAGAGTTGCGCGGTAACCAAAGGCCAAAAGGGGCAAAAAAATCTTTGGTCATGGCCGAACAATCCCGATGGTCAAAAAGTCCACCCCACCCGTAAGGCTCATTTAGTAGGGTCTGGGCAACATGCGCGAGGGTTTGGGCATTCATGGGGAGGGGCCAAGGCTGGGTTTGCTCGGGGTTTAGATAAAGCGACGTTACATGTAAATCTTTTTCGACCTTAAAAGCGGTGTTTTGGTCCAGAAGTGGCAACAAGGTGCCTAGTTTTGCGTAGGTTTCAAAACGTGTAGAAACAAGGGGCGTGTGGTCTTGTAAAATCATGGTTTTGGGTGAACGCTGGATTTTTTCTTGCAAAGTTTGGTCGATGATGGTGATTGCAGAAGCGGGAATCCACCCAAAAGAGGAGCTACTTAGCACAAAGGCCCAGCCGCCGTCTTTGGAGTAATGGGAGAGTTTGAGGGGTGTCATGAGTGAAATGCGCGTATTTTGGTTGTAATCAAAGGGAAATCCCTCACCCGCTTTGGCAAAGGAGCGAAAAAGAGGCAAGTGGGTTGGAAAATTGCGTAAGGCACTGTTTTCTAGGGTGATGGCGTTTTGATTTAACGAACCAAGGGCTTCGATGTTTGCCTCTTCGCGCAAAGTATCAAACCATGCTTGTGTTCGGGGTTGTTTGGTTTCGCCGTAATAACCCTTGAAGGGAAGGTAAACCCGCCAAGGCCATGTGGCGTCTTCTGCGGTGATGTCAAGGCCTTTTTGCGTCCACGGCATAAAAAATGCTTCTTGGTACCACGTACCTTGGTTACTCGTAGGGACAACGTCTTGCATGAGCTTAGGAAGAGCGTGTGCATAAGAAGGCGGGGTGAAAACAGGAGGAGAGAGCAGGCTACAACCTCCCAAAAAAACGCCCAAAAACACCACCAGTAAAATGCGCATAACTCCCCCTTTCTCTTTATTTGCGTATAATAGCAAAATTTTACAGACGATGGAGACCGTGTGCTTGAGCCCCTTAAAGAAGCGTTAAAACATAACCATATTTTTCTCACAGGCGGCGGTGGCGTGGGCAAAAGTTACCTCACGCATGAGTTGATTCGTGATTACCGTAGCAGGGGAGAAAGTGTTGTGGTTTTGGGAAGTACGGGCATTAGTGCTGTACATGTAAACGGCCAAACCGTACATAGTTTTTTTGCTTTTGGGATTGCTAACGAGAGTGAGACGATGTTGCGCAATGATAAGTATAACAAACAGCGTTTGAAAGAATTACGCGAGATTTTAGAACGGTGTGCGCTGCTGGTGTTGGATGAGATTTCCATGGTGAGTGCTTCGCTCATGGAGATGATACGTTACCGATTAAACCAAGGAAATTTCGCAGGAAGGCTACTGTTTGTGGGGGATTTTTTTCAACTCCCTCCTGTGTCAAAACGCACCACTAACAGCCTGTTTGGTGATCCGCTCTACGCTTTTGAGAGCGATGCTTGGGAAATTTTTGCACCTAAAATTTTTGCATTGTGTGAGCCAAAACGCACCAGTAATGCGCGTTTTTTTGAGGTGTTAGGCCGCGTGCGCGAGGGCGATAGTGGCGCGGAAGTGTTGGATTATCTGACGGCATTGATGCACAACACCCATGCATGGGAAAAAGACCCGACGGTACTCTTTGGCAGAAATGCCGAAGCAGATGCGCTCAATCGCTTGAAACTGCGCGACATTGATGCGCCACTTGTGACCTTGCCCTCCAAAGAAACCTTGCACGACGCGGCCTTACATGTAAAGCGCCTAGAGGGATGGAAAAAGAACCTTCCCGTGCAAGAAATCATGGAGTTAAAAGTGGGCGCGCGGGTGCTGTTTTGCACGAACAAATGGGGCAAATACATGAACGGCGAGCATGGCATTGTCCGTGAAATTGAAGAAAATGCCATTTGGGTAGAAAAAAACGGCGAAGTGGTAGAGGTAGAACGCCATGAATTTGTGCTCAACGAACCCCATGCCAAAGGCGACACCATCGAAGAAAAACCCGTGGCGAGTTTGCTACAGTTTCCTCTAAAGCT encodes the following:
- a CDS encoding SH3 domain-containing protein, whose protein sequence is MRILLVVFLGVFLGGCSLLSPPVFTPPSYAHALPKLMQDVVPTSNQGTWYQEAFFMPWTQKGLDITAEDATWPWRVYLPFKGYYGETKQPRTQAWFDTLREEANIEALGSLNQNAITLENSALRNFPTHLPLFRSFAKAGEGFPFDYNQNTRISLMTPLKLSHYSKDGGWAFVLSSSSFGWIPASAITIIDQTLQEKIQRSPKTMILQDHTPLVSTRFETYAKLGTLLPLLDQNTAFKVEKDLHVTSLYLNPEQTQPWPLPMNAQTLAHVAQTLLNEPYGWGGLFDHRDCSAMTKDFFAPFGLWLPRNSAAQKKSGTYLSLKHLSNKEKEAMITRFGKPFLTLLYLPGHIMLYAGTHENTPVVMHNVWGIKTSLLGLEGRGVIGKAIVSDLHVGANHPLVASSDLLLSRLEGMTLVSQKSPQERLANAYPDAISHITDNTVWFHDGTKLPFDDGEEKDAAMLLENPSIKDHFFAPYPALLPLQIPTSNPGRARNDAFFKALYGQTKEEVESRLVAVRWLPSHTNQLLRFHGDHGAAKALQAVSDALDALPPELISYVDNPAGTHNYRTIAKTNRLSAHSYGIAIDINTQKGDYWQWSKTGAYRNQIPEIIVHIFEKHGFVWGGRWKHFDTFHFEYRPELVNP
- a CDS encoding ATP-dependent DNA helicase, translated to MLEPLKEALKHNHIFLTGGGGVGKSYLTHELIRDYRSRGESVVVLGSTGISAVHVNGQTVHSFFAFGIANESETMLRNDKYNKQRLKELREILERCALLVLDEISMVSASLMEMIRYRLNQGNFAGRLLFVGDFFQLPPVSKRTTNSLFGDPLYAFESDAWEIFAPKIFALCEPKRTSNARFFEVLGRVREGDSGAEVLDYLTALMHNTHAWEKDPTVLFGRNAEADALNRLKLRDIDAPLVTLPSKETLHDAALHVKRLEGWKKNLPVQEIMELKVGARVLFCTNKWGKYMNGEHGIVREIEENAIWVEKNGEVVEVERHEFVLNEPHAKGDTIEEKPVASLLQFPLKLAYAITIHKSQGMSINTLVCDIDHIFEASQFYVAISRAREPADLLLRYTRGDLRAHMQRCIRVDERVKAFYALHVSTRLD